CGTCGCCGTGGAAGGCGCTGCTGGTCGGATTCATCGGCGCGATCGCCGTGCCGCCGGCGCTGCTCGTGCTCGCCGTGACCGTGGTCGGCTTCCCTCTTGCGCTTGCCGGGCTGCTGGTGTGGACCCTGATGGTGCTGGCGACCTTCATCTACAGCGCGCACTACCTCGGGCGTCTCATCTTCCGCGACCGGGTGCCGCCGGTCGTGTCGGCGCTCGCCGGCGGTGTGCTCCTCATCATCGGCCTGCAGATCCCGTGGCTGAACATCCTGGTGTGGGTGGCGATGGTGCTGTTCGGACTCGGAGCCCAACTGCTCGAGGTGCACCGGCAGCGGCCGTGGCACGTGGAGCGACGGGCACGGGATGCCGCGGGGGCGCTGTCGGTGCCGGGCGCGGCGGTGAGCGGATCGCCGTCAGCTGCGCCGGCCGTGCCGCCTGCGGTCGCGCCGCCGGCGTCCGCGTCGGCCTCCGCGCAGACCGCTCCGCCGGCGTCCGCGCAGCCCGCGCCGCAGCCCTCCGCGCCGGCCATGCCGCCGGCGCCGACACCCCCACGGCCACCGGATCCGACGGTCGGGCCGTGATCGAGCGAGACGCACCCCCCGCCGACGGGCAGGACGCCGCCGACGCCGATCGCGGGTTGCTCGCGGAACTCGTTCCCGGTGAGGTGCGCAACGCGGCGGGCGCGGTGGTGTGGGATGCCGACGCGTACGCGTTTCTCGATGGCGAGGCGCCGGACACGGTGCATCCGAGTCTCTGGCGGCAATCTCAGCTCGTCGCCCGCCAGGGGCTCTTCGAGGTCGTCGACGGGATCTTCCAGGTGCGCGGGCTCGACCTGTCGAACATCACCTTCGTAGAGGGCGAGCGCGGGGTGATCGTCATCGATCCGCTCATCTCGACCGAGACCGCCGCAGCCGCCCTCGGGCTGTATCGCTCGGTGCGCGGCGACCGGCCGGTCACTGCGGTGATCTACACGCACAGCCACGTCGACCACTTCGGCGGGGTGAAGGGCGTCACCACGCAGGCGGCCGTCGACGCGGGCGAGGTGCGGGTGCTCGCGCCCGACGGATTCCTCGAGCACGCGATCTCGGAGAACCTCTCCGCCGGCACGGCGATGACCCGCCGCGCGGCGTACATGTACGGCGCCGTGCTCGAGAAAGGACCGCGCGGAAGCGTCGGCGCGGGGCTCGGGCAGACGACCTCGACCGGCACGGTGACGCTCATCCCGCCCACCGACCTCGTGACCCGGACCGGAGAGGAGCGCACGATCGACGGGGTGAGGATGGTGTTCCAGCTCGCACCCGGTTCGGAAGCGCCCGCCGAGATGCACCTCTTCTTTCCCGACTCCCGGGCGCTCTGCATCGCCGAGAACGCTACGCACACCCTGCACAACGTGCTTACGATCCGCGGGGCGCTCGTGCGCGACGCGCGCGCGTGGGCCGGGTATCTCACCGAGGCGATCGCGCTCTTCGGCGACGGGCTCGAGGTGGTGTTCGCCTCGCACCACTGGCCGACTTGGGGGCGCGAGCGCGCTCTGCAGTATCTCGGCGAGCAGCGCGACCTGTACGCCTATCTGCACGACCAGACCCTCCGCCTACTGAACCGCGGGCTCACGGGAATCGAGATCGCCGAGCAGCTCCGCCTCCCGCCGGCGCTCGAGCGCGCCTGGCATGCCCGCGGGTACTACGGCTCGGTGAGCCACAACGTCAAAGCGATCTACCAGCGGTACATGGGCTGGTACGACGGCAATCCGGCGCGGCTGTGGCGGCATCCGCCCGGGGCCGAGGCCGAGCGGTACGTCGACGCGATGGGCGGGGTCGACGCGGTCGTCGACCGGGCGCGCAGCGCCGCCGCGGAGGGCGACCTGCGGTGGGCCGCGCAGCTGCTCGATCATGCCGTGTTCGCCGGCCCGGGTCATCCCGATGCCCGTGCCCTTCTTGCGGACGTTCTCGAGCAGCTCGGATTCGGCAGCGAGAACGGCACGTGGCGCAACGCGTACCTCATGGGCGCGGCCGAGCTGCGGGTGGGGAGCCGAGGGACGCCGGTGTCGATGTCGGCCGATGTGCTCAGCGCGCTCTCACCGCGGCAGTTCCTCGACGCGCTGGCCGTGCAGATCGACGGGCCCTCCGCGTGGGAGCTCGACCTTGCGATCGGGTGGATCTTCCCCGACCACGGCGAGGTGTACCGCGCCACGCTTCGCAACGGCGTCTTCACCGCGGTGCGCGACGGCGAGGGGGAGTGCGCGGTCATGGTCTCGGTGCCGCGCGCGGCGCTCGGACCGCTGGCGGCGGGGGATGTCGCGGGTGCGCGACGAGCCGGGCTGGGCGTATCGGGCGATGTGGCGCTGCTCGTACAGCTGCTCGGGGTGCTCGAGCGCGGGGACTCCGACTTCAGCATCGTGGTGCCTTAGCGCCTCGGGAATGCTCCTCGCCCGGCCCGCGCGATACCGGGGAGGGGTACCCTGGGGGAAACGAGGAGGATGACATGAAGACGTCGAACAGGCGATCCGTCGCCGGTATGGCCGCCGCGGTCGCGTTGACTTTCGCACTGACCGGATGTGTCACGGTATCGACCGGCGAACAGATGGGAGAGCACGGCGGGCACGATTCTTCGAGCGAGGAAGCCGCGCCGATGAGCGCCGACGCGCGGTTCGCGATGATGATGATCCCCCACCACGAGCAGGCGGTGGAGATGAGCGACATGCTCCTGGCGAAGGATGACATCGACGAGCGCGTCACCTCGCTGGCCGAGCGCATCAAGGCTGCGCAGGGTCCGGAGATCGAGCAGATGCAGGAGTGGCTCGACGCCGAGGGCATCGGCATGGGCGACATGGATGACATGGGCATGGACGGCATGGGGCACTCGGGGATGATGTCCGAGGGTGACATGCAGGCTCTCGACGCGGCGGAGGGCGAGGATGCCGCGCGTCTCTTTCTCGAGCAGATGATCAGGCACCACGAGGGCGCGATCGAGATGTCGGAAGACCTGATCGAAGACGGCGAGGATGCCGAGATGCGGGCGCTCGCCGAGTCGATCGTCGAGAGCCAGACCGCCGAGATCGCCGAGATGCAGGCGCTGCTGCAGGAGATCTGAGGTCTGTGCGGCGGATGCCGCGTCAGATCAGACCGGGTCGCCTGCCGCCGCGGCAGGCGCCTCGGCCTGGTCGCCGGCCGTCTCGAGCAGGGTAAGCGCAATCAGCCCGAGCCGCGCGTCGAACACGTCTTGCGGATTGGTGAGATCCAGTCCCAGCCGCTCCTCGACGCGGGCGAGGCGCGAGGCCACGCTGCTGTGATGCATGTGGAGTGCCGAGCCGGCCAGGCGGAGCGACCCGTGAGCCAAGTACATCTCGAGCACGGCCAGGTCGATCCGCCCGTTCTCGGTGGTGGAGAAGTCCCGCAGCGCGCAGACGCGGGGATCGCGCTGCCAGACCGCGGCATCCACCGTCGACAGGGCCGAGAGCGCTCCGAGCTGCTCCGCGTCGATCACCGCGGCATCCAGCCGATTCGGTGAACTGAAGCGCAGGGCGAGGCGGGCCTGCGCCCAGCTGCGATGCGCGTCGAAGGCCCCGATCGCTCCGCCGACTCCCACGCGCACCGGCGCAGGCGCGGCCGCCAGCGAGGAACGCAGCGAAGTGAGGAAGTCCTCGCGCGCAGCTCCCGGGTCGGTCGCGGCGAGAGGAACGATCGCCGCAGACATACCGCCGAGCATCGCGCCGCGCGCGCTGTGGCTGCGCCGCAGCATCCCCAGGATTCCCGAGCCCACCTCGCCGGCGCTCTCGACCGAACCGGCCGGCGCGATCGCCACGACGCACGCCTGGGCGGAAGCAGACAAGCCCAGCCGCCGGAGGGCGAGGCTGCGCTCCTCGAGCGGCTCTCGGTGCGAGAGTGCGGTCTCCACCAGGGCGGTATCGACGGTGTCGGTGCGCTCGCGCCGGTCGGAGCCGACAGCGCGAACCGCCAGCGCGAAGCGCTCGAGGATGAGGTCGTCCATCGCCGCGGGCGCGTCCTCCCGCTCGAGCCACACCGTCGTCGAACCCGCACGCTGCTCACGACGGCGGCGTCCGTCGGACGACGACGACAGTCGGCGCCCGTCAGGAGCGAAGCGGTGCTCGACCCCGTCTTCGGTGCGCAGGCCCGCCGCCGTCTCGGCCAGGGCCGCCGTGCCGCGCACGATCATCTCGGGTGTCGCGCTGCGCAGGGTGAGCGCGTCGAAGTAGGCGATGACCCGCAGCGCCGCCTCGGCGTCGGAATCCATCGCGGACAACTTCATCAAGAGGGCCTTCATCGTCCTCCTCCGTGTCCATTGTCCTCCCGCCGCGGCCGCACGGTCGTGGTCGGGTCACGACCGCCCGCCGCCACTCAGGGCGCGGCGGAGCACGGCCACCTCCTCGTCCAGTTCCCGACGCGACACCTCCGCGTGCGCGAGAGCGGATGACCCGTGGAACGTGCCAGGGAAGAGGTGAAGTTCCACGGGGACCTCGTCGGCGAGCAGTTTGCCGGCGAAGGCCAACCCTTCATCGCGAAGCGGGTCGAATTCCATCAGCGCCAGGTAGGTAGGCGGGAGGCCTCGCAGGTTCTCCGCGCGCGCCGGTGCCGCGTCTGCCGGAACCTCATCCGAGCCCGGGGTGATGTCGCCGAGATAGAGGCGCCAGCTGATCTCGGCGTCGCGCGCGGTGAACCCCGGTGTGTCGACGAACTTCGCCATGCTGGCGCTGGACCGGCGGTCATCCAGCTCGGGCGAATTCAGGAACAGCAGGCGAGGGGCGATCCCGCCCCGGTCGCGGGCTCGCAGCGCGACCGCGATGGCGAGCGCGCCTCCGGCGCTCGTTCCATGGATCGCCAGGCGCGCGGGGTCGACATTCAGTCCACTTCCGGGGGCGGAGAGCCACTGCCCACTCCCGGGGGCGGAAAGCCACTGCCAGGCGGCATCGCAATCATCGACCGCCGCCGGATAGGGATGCTCGGGCGCAAGCCGGTACTCGACCGCGACCACCAGCGCCCCCACCTCCCGGCAGAGGTCGATGGCCTGACCGCGGACGGAGGCGGTGGACCCGCCCACGAACGCCCCGCTGTGGATGAGCAGGATGCCGGGCAATGCCTCGCCCGCTTCCGCCGGGGCGAACACCGTCGCCGAGATCGCGCCGGCCGGGCCGGGGAGCTCGAGGGTGGACTCCGTCACATCGGTGGGGAGGGCGGGGGATGACTGGACGGAGATGCGATGCCACGTCTTGCGGAAGGCGTCGACGTCGTTGAGGGTGGCGTCGGCGAGCAGAACCGCACCGGCCCCGATCTCCTCATCCATGGCGTAGCGGCTCCAGGCCGGCGCGGCCGCCGGCGAAGGCGCCTCCTGCGCGGCGGACTCCTGCGGTGGGGCGACGTCATCGTCGGAGGTCATATCGACAAGCATGCCGCGTCGTCGCCCGCAGCGGCCGTGCAGGCCGTCGGGAGAATGGGGAGAGATGCCCGACGGGCGGCGGATGCGCCCGGCGCTCGCTCCTTGTCATGCTGACACCACCGACCGGCGGCACCCGCGCCGGACGATCCCTTTCACCGATGGAGGTGCGCGATGATGCGCAGCAGAAACGCCGACGGCCGTGTGGCCCGGCGCACCCTCGTTCCGGCGGTCCTGATCGGCGCGATGTTCTTCGCCGCGGGATGCTCCGTCGATGCCGCTCCCGGGGCGGGAGGCGGTGACGGCCCCGCCGACAGCGGCGTCGGCGACGGCGTCTCGGAGCGCCCGTCCGAACCGTTCGTGCCGAGCGACGAGACCGGTGAGGCGCCGCCGCTCGACGGCGGGCTCGCCGCGGCGATGAACGTGGTGAACGTCGAGGTGTTCGCCGCCACATCGCGCGCCATGGGAGAGGCCGCCGATGAGGCAGGGCTGGCCTTCACCGAGACCGTGGCCGACAACGACCCCGCCCGCAACGTCGATCAGCTCCGGTCCCTGCAGAACCAGGGCGTCGGTGCGATGTTCGTCTGGGATGTGGATGTCGCCGCGCAGCGCCCGGTCGTGAGGGACATCATGGACACCGGCGCAGCCGTCTTCACGCTCTCGAGCGGCCCGTCCACCATGCCGATGGTCGCCAACCAGGAGCAGATCGGCGAGCAGATCGCAGCCGCGGTCACCGACTACGTCGACACCGATCTCGGCGGCGAGGCCAACGTCGTGATCTTCAACCTCGACTCGCTCCCCAACATCAAACCCCGCTTCGACGCGATCCGCGACGTGCTCGCCGAGCAGGAGGGCGTCGAGGTCGTCGCCGACGTGCTGTGGGACACCGGTGACCCCGACTCGGGCTTCACCTCGATGAGCACCGTGCTTCAGGCCAACCCCGACATCGACGTGGTGATCGGCCCCGACCCGGTCGTGCTCAGTGCGATGTCTGCCGTGGAGGCTGGGGGTTTCGATGTGAACGCCATGGCGTTCTTCGGCTCGGACGGTGAGCCGCAGGCGCTGGAGATGATCGCAGCTGGGGGTCCGTACAAGGCCACCTACGCCTTCAACTTCTCGGTCGTCGGGTACGCCGCCGGTGTCTGGGGCGCCGACTGGCTCGAGGGGAAGACGATCCCGTCACTGACGATCATCAACGCCGTGCAGCTGGACAGCCCCGAGGCGATCGAGCAGTACAACGCCGACGTCGCCGACCCCGCGACTGCGTTCGACGAGCGGCTCGACACGTACCTGCAGCCGCTCGGCGGCATCAGCTACGAGACCCGGCAGGACTACTGGAACGAGACGAACCCGCAATGACCTCCGCGCTCTCCGCCGCGAAGAGCCCCCGGGTCCGGTGGCGCCGCACGACGCATGTCGGCGGCGCCACCGGGCGCGCCGGTCTCGTCGTGCTCGCCGCCGCGCTCGTGGTGCTCTTCGCCACCGTGAATCCGACCTTCATCAGCGCGGCCAACATCACCACCATCCTGGTCAACATCTCGGGCACCCTCATCGCTGCCATCGCGATGGCGAGGCTCATCATCGCCGGGCAGATCGATCTGTCGATCGGCGGGATGATGGCGCTCGTCGCCGTCGGTGGCGCGTGGGTCATGCGCGAGACGCAGAGCTTCTGGCTCGGCGTCGTCGCGACGATCGCCCTCGGGCTGCTCCTCGGGCTCGCGAACGGGCTGCTCGTCCGCATCCTGAAGATCTCGCCCATCATCGTCACCCTCGCCCTTCTCGGGGTCTACACCGGGCTGGCGTTCGTCATCACGCAGTCACGGCCGATCTTCGAGCTGCCCGCCGACATCGCGCTCCTCGGGCGTCTGCGCATCCTCGGCGTCCCGATCATCGTGATCGTCGCGCTCATCGTCTTCATCCTGGGCGCTCTCGCGCTGACCAAGACGGTCGGCGGGGTGCGCAGCTATGCCATCGGCGGCGATGCGCGCGCGGCCGGAGCGCTCGGCGTCGACGTGCCGCGCCACCTCGTGCTGCTCTACGTCTACATGGGCGGCTCGATCGGCCTCGTCGCCCTCCTCACCTACGGGCGGCTCGGCAGCGCGAGCCCCAACCTCGGCAGCGGTTTCGAGATCGCGGTGATCACCGCGGTCATCCTGGGTGGCGTCGGCTTCTCGGGCGGCATCGGCCGGCCGCTGGGTGTGTTCTTCGGCGTGGTGACCATCGGAATCCTCAACGCGGGCCTGATCTTCGTCGGCATCTCGGACTACTGGCAGACCGTCATCGGCGGGGCGGTGCTGCTCCTCGCGCTCGGAGCGGATCAGTTCAACGAGTACCGGAGGCGTCGATCGCGCAAGGCGGCAGAAGACCGGCAGGGCGGTGACCGTGAAGGCCTGGTCGATCCCGCCGAACTCGTCGCGCACGTCCCCGCGGGCGACATCGCGCTGTCGGCCACGGGGCTCCGCAAGGCATACGGCGCGGTGACCGCGGTGTCGGAGGTGGGTTTCTCGCTGCGGGCCGGCCAGGTGACCTGCCTGCTGGGCGACAACGGCGCCGGGAAGAGCACGGTCATCAAGATGATCTCGGGGCTCGTGCGACCCGACGCCGGCGACATCGAGCTGAAGGACGTGGGATCGATCGTCGACCGCGGCGCGCTCGAACGCCGCGACCTCGGCATGGAGACGGTCTATCAAGACCTCGCCGTCGCCCCGAACCTGGGCGCCGCCTACAACCTCACCCTCGGGCGCGAACCCGTGAAGTGGGGCTGGGGGAGTCTCGGTGTCTTCGACCGGTCGGCGGCGATCGCCGAGGCCCGGACTCGGCTCGGGTCGCTCGGCATCTCGCTGGAGGACTACCTCGCGCCGGTGTCGGCTCTTTCGGGCGGGCAGCGGCAGTGCGTCGCGATCGCCCGCACCGATGTCGACGACGTCAAGGTCGTCATCCTCGACGAGCCGACCGCCGCGCTGGGAGTGCGCCAGCGTTCGCTTGTGCTGAAGCTCGCACGGTCGCTCGCTGATGCCGGGGCGGCGGTGCTGATCATCACGCACGACGTCGAGTCGGTGAAGCTCATCGCCGACCGGGTCGTCGTGCTGAACCTCGGCCGGGTGTCGTTCGACGACGACGCCGACACGGTGGGCACTCGTGATCTCATCCACCTCATGGCGGGGCTCCCGCTCGAGGCGCGAGAGATCGACCAGGAGCGCTGAGGAGTGAGATGACCGACCACGAGGTCGTCGACGGTCGCGATCGGATGCTGCGGGAACTCGCCGACCGGCTCGATGAGGTGCCCGACTACCGCCCGGGCGACGTGGCGGCGCTGCGGGAGCTGATGGCGTCGTCGATGACACGGCGCCCGGCGCGGGCGGCGGAGGTGCACCTGATCGCCGCGGACGGCGGGGGCGAGCGCGAGCTCCGCGTGCACCGGCCGCCCACCGGCGAGTCGGCGGGGACGGTGCTTCACATCCACGGCGGCGGCTTCTTCATGGGAAGCGCGAGGCTCTACGACGCGGTGTGCGCGCAGCTGAGCGAGCGGACGGGCGCCGTGGTGTGCGCCGTCGATTACCGGTTGGCGCCGGAGCACCCCTACCCTGCGGGGCTGGATGACTGCACCGCGGCGTACCGGGCGCTGGTCGCCGACCCCGGCCGGTTCGGCCTCGGCTCCGGGCCGCTCGGCATCTACGGTGAGAGCGCGGGGGCAGCGCTCGCCGCCGGGGTGGTGTCGCGCGTCGGCGAGGAGCGCCGGCCCGACTTCCTGGCGCTTCTCGAACCGGTGCTCGACGATCACCTCACCACGGCCTCCGCCCGGCGGTTCACCACGACGCCGATCTGGAACCGGGGCCTGGCGGAATGGAGCTGGGACATCTACCTCGGCGACATCCGGTACTCCCGTCCCGCCGAGGCGGCGCCCGCGCACCTTCCGGATGTCTCGCGGTTCCCGCCCACGCTGATCTCCACCCGTGATCTCGACCCCCTGCGGGACGAGGGGATCGCATTCGCGCGCCGACTGATCGGCGTAGGGGTGCCGACCGAGCTGAGGCACTATCCCGGCACGTTCCACGGCGCCCAGGGGGTGGAGGGAAGTGCGGTCGCCGCGCGCATCGTGGAGGACGCCGCGTCTTTCGTGCGGGATCATCTCGTCGCGCGGTACGCCGACGGGAGGGAGCGATGACGTGACCCACGCGATCGAACAGGCCGTCATCCCCGCGGGCACATTCCTCATGGGCGAGTCGTCCGACCTCGTCCCGGCGCGGGCGAACGAGCGGCCGGTTCATGAGGTCGAACTGTCCACATTCCGCATCGACGTGACGACGGTGACCAACGCGGACTTCGCCCGATTCGTCGACGACACCGGACATGTCACCGACGCCGAGCACTGGGGGAGCTCGGCGGTATTCCACCTGGCGTTGCGCGGTCCGCAGGATGATGTCATCGGTGCCGTGAGCGGTGCGCCCTGGTGGCTCATGGTCCGGGGCGCGGACTGGCGTCATCCGGACGGTGCGCTCTCGGGCATCGACGAGCGCGCCGATCACCCGGTCGTCCACGTCAGCTGGGCGGACGCATCCGCGTACTGCGCGTGGGCGGATCGGCGCCTCCCGACCGAGGCGGAGTG
The Microbacterium sp. SLBN-154 DNA segment above includes these coding regions:
- a CDS encoding alkyl/aryl-sulfatase, whose protein sequence is MIERDAPPADGQDAADADRGLLAELVPGEVRNAAGAVVWDADAYAFLDGEAPDTVHPSLWRQSQLVARQGLFEVVDGIFQVRGLDLSNITFVEGERGVIVIDPLISTETAAAALGLYRSVRGDRPVTAVIYTHSHVDHFGGVKGVTTQAAVDAGEVRVLAPDGFLEHAISENLSAGTAMTRRAAYMYGAVLEKGPRGSVGAGLGQTTSTGTVTLIPPTDLVTRTGEERTIDGVRMVFQLAPGSEAPAEMHLFFPDSRALCIAENATHTLHNVLTIRGALVRDARAWAGYLTEAIALFGDGLEVVFASHHWPTWGRERALQYLGEQRDLYAYLHDQTLRLLNRGLTGIEIAEQLRLPPALERAWHARGYYGSVSHNVKAIYQRYMGWYDGNPARLWRHPPGAEAERYVDAMGGVDAVVDRARSAAAEGDLRWAAQLLDHAVFAGPGHPDARALLADVLEQLGFGSENGTWRNAYLMGAAELRVGSRGTPVSMSADVLSALSPRQFLDALAVQIDGPSAWELDLAIGWIFPDHGEVYRATLRNGVFTAVRDGEGECAVMVSVPRAALGPLAAGDVAGARRAGLGVSGDVALLVQLLGVLERGDSDFSIVVP
- a CDS encoding DUF305 domain-containing protein; its protein translation is MKTSNRRSVAGMAAAVALTFALTGCVTVSTGEQMGEHGGHDSSSEEAAPMSADARFAMMMIPHHEQAVEMSDMLLAKDDIDERVTSLAERIKAAQGPEIEQMQEWLDAEGIGMGDMDDMGMDGMGHSGMMSEGDMQALDAAEGEDAARLFLEQMIRHHEGAIEMSEDLIEDGEDAEMRALAESIVESQTAEIAEMQALLQEI
- a CDS encoding PucR family transcriptional regulator produces the protein MDSDAEAALRVIAYFDALTLRSATPEMIVRGTAALAETAAGLRTEDGVEHRFAPDGRRLSSSSDGRRRREQRAGSTTVWLEREDAPAAMDDLILERFALAVRAVGSDRRERTDTVDTALVETALSHREPLEERSLALRRLGLSASAQACVVAIAPAGSVESAGEVGSGILGMLRRSHSARGAMLGGMSAAIVPLAATDPGAAREDFLTSLRSSLAAAPAPVRVGVGGAIGAFDAHRSWAQARLALRFSSPNRLDAAVIDAEQLGALSALSTVDAAVWQRDPRVCALRDFSTTENGRIDLAVLEMYLAHGSLRLAGSALHMHHSSVASRLARVEERLGLDLTNPQDVFDARLGLIALTLLETAGDQAEAPAAAAGDPV
- a CDS encoding alpha/beta hydrolase → MTSDDDVAPPQESAAQEAPSPAAAPAWSRYAMDEEIGAGAVLLADATLNDVDAFRKTWHRISVQSSPALPTDVTESTLELPGPAGAISATVFAPAEAGEALPGILLIHSGAFVGGSTASVRGQAIDLCREVGALVVAVEYRLAPEHPYPAAVDDCDAAWQWLSAPGSGQWLSAPGSGLNVDPARLAIHGTSAGGALAIAVALRARDRGGIAPRLLFLNSPELDDRRSSASMAKFVDTPGFTARDAEISWRLYLGDITPGSDEVPADAAPARAENLRGLPPTYLALMEFDPLRDEGLAFAGKLLADEVPVELHLFPGTFHGSSALAHAEVSRRELDEEVAVLRRALSGGGRS
- a CDS encoding sugar ABC transporter substrate-binding protein, with protein sequence MMRSRNADGRVARRTLVPAVLIGAMFFAAGCSVDAAPGAGGGDGPADSGVGDGVSERPSEPFVPSDETGEAPPLDGGLAAAMNVVNVEVFAATSRAMGEAADEAGLAFTETVADNDPARNVDQLRSLQNQGVGAMFVWDVDVAAQRPVVRDIMDTGAAVFTLSSGPSTMPMVANQEQIGEQIAAAVTDYVDTDLGGEANVVIFNLDSLPNIKPRFDAIRDVLAEQEGVEVVADVLWDTGDPDSGFTSMSTVLQANPDIDVVIGPDPVVLSAMSAVEAGGFDVNAMAFFGSDGEPQALEMIAAGGPYKATYAFNFSVVGYAAGVWGADWLEGKTIPSLTIINAVQLDSPEAIEQYNADVADPATAFDERLDTYLQPLGGISYETRQDYWNETNPQ
- a CDS encoding ABC transporter permease subunit; protein product: MTSALSAAKSPRVRWRRTTHVGGATGRAGLVVLAAALVVLFATVNPTFISAANITTILVNISGTLIAAIAMARLIIAGQIDLSIGGMMALVAVGGAWVMRETQSFWLGVVATIALGLLLGLANGLLVRILKISPIIVTLALLGVYTGLAFVITQSRPIFELPADIALLGRLRILGVPIIVIVALIVFILGALALTKTVGGVRSYAIGGDARAAGALGVDVPRHLVLLYVYMGGSIGLVALLTYGRLGSASPNLGSGFEIAVITAVILGGVGFSGGIGRPLGVFFGVVTIGILNAGLIFVGISDYWQTVIGGAVLLLALGADQFNEYRRRRSRKAAEDRQGGDREGLVDPAELVAHVPAGDIALSATGLRKAYGAVTAVSEVGFSLRAGQVTCLLGDNGAGKSTVIKMISGLVRPDAGDIELKDVGSIVDRGALERRDLGMETVYQDLAVAPNLGAAYNLTLGREPVKWGWGSLGVFDRSAAIAEARTRLGSLGISLEDYLAPVSALSGGQRQCVAIARTDVDDVKVVILDEPTAALGVRQRSLVLKLARSLADAGAAVLIITHDVESVKLIADRVVVLNLGRVSFDDDADTVGTRDLIHLMAGLPLEAREIDQER
- a CDS encoding alpha/beta hydrolase, with the translated sequence MTDHEVVDGRDRMLRELADRLDEVPDYRPGDVAALRELMASSMTRRPARAAEVHLIAADGGGERELRVHRPPTGESAGTVLHIHGGGFFMGSARLYDAVCAQLSERTGAVVCAVDYRLAPEHPYPAGLDDCTAAYRALVADPGRFGLGSGPLGIYGESAGAALAAGVVSRVGEERRPDFLALLEPVLDDHLTTASARRFTTTPIWNRGLAEWSWDIYLGDIRYSRPAEAAPAHLPDVSRFPPTLISTRDLDPLRDEGIAFARRLIGVGVPTELRHYPGTFHGAQGVEGSAVAARIVEDAASFVRDHLVARYADGRER
- a CDS encoding formylglycine-generating enzyme family protein; protein product: MTHAIEQAVIPAGTFLMGESSDLVPARANERPVHEVELSTFRIDVTTVTNADFARFVDDTGHVTDAEHWGSSAVFHLALRGPQDDVIGAVSGAPWWLMVRGADWRHPDGALSGIDERADHPVVHVSWADASAYCAWADRRLPTEAEWEFASRGGQEVARYPWGDAEVDGADWRANIFQGDFPASNTGDDGFLTTAPVRTFSPNGWGLWQCVGNVWEWCADWYDPGYYDVSPRRDPRGPEGGHARVIRGGSYLCHPSYCDRFRNAARSANTPDSSTGNTGFRTVAR